The Gloeomargarita lithophora Alchichica-D10 genomic sequence AAAAGCACCCTATGCGGCTCCAAACTCAATATCCTGATTTTTGGTGCTGGTGTCGTGGGACTTGCATTTGCCAATGCCCTGAAAACTTCCCTGGGTGAATTGGTTAATATTTTGATGATTGAAAATCGCATTTACACCAAACACATTAAGAAGCCCTACACCCGCAATTGGCTAACCAACATATCCAATGCTCTGTATCAAGACTTTTTTGACCCTAGAGTGGTCGCCATCCTCCGTGAATTTGGGAATGGGGATTATATGGGCGTGCCCCTGAATATTCTGGAGACCCTACTTTTTCTTGCGAATAGAGCCCAGGGAACTCGATTTTATTTCGATGATAATTTTAAGTTATCCTTGATTAAGGAAACCGATACCGATATTGTCATTGACGCAACGGGTGGCAAGCTAAATATCATTGATGCAAATGCTTTAGACGATGGTTCTTTCGTTGTTAAGCTAACCGCTCATCCCCAATTTGGTTCGTATTACAAAGGTTTTGGGATTACCAATTCCAGTGATATGCCTGCGATAGGTTTAACGCTTTCTCAAAAAGGCTCTTTTTTTTACCCAAGTTTAGCGGGAAAACAACTCAAATCTGCAATGGTTAAACTGACGGATGTACCCTTGGAACTCCAGGAGAGTCTCCTGGCTCAGGTAACCCCAAACAATAGTGATGGCTTAATTTATATTTGGCCGGGTAAATTACGCCCAGAACTTAATAGCCTTTTAATTCTCATTAATCTTTCTATATCGGATTATCATCACCTTAATCAATTATTATCACAAAAAACTGACTTAAACTCGTTTATTATGCAGAATTCAAAAAAATTGGAGCTTGACCCAAGGATATTAGAGTTTTTTCAAAAAATCCTAGAATATGATGTTGGGAATAATTCTAAAATTGAGTCACCTTTCCTCTATGAACCTCGCATACATATATAGCAATATGACACGAGTTACGAACGGAAATTCCGCAGAACCAAGGGCGGGGGATGCCCCCCTGCGACCGCTGTTCTAAATTCAAATAAGATTGCTATAGTTGATAAAAAACCGTTGCGTATTTTTGGGTGTCCAATTTTTCGGATTGGTGACAGTGTATTTAACGGGCATCCCAAGGTTGGTAACGGCCTTGGCTCACATTTGGTTATTGTTGGTGAGTTACATGATTTGATTCTGGCAATAAGTTAAGGCTAAAGCCGCACCGAGAGATGATTTATAAACATGGATACACAACCTTTTTGTCTAAAACGACGATACAGAGTTTTTCACGCTGATGGGTTGCGGGCAAGGAACTCAAGCCCCTTGTTTTGCATATATTCTAGCCTTAAATCAGTATGTCATCTACAAAAAAACGCTGTATAGCAATCCTACTTGAATTTTGAACAGCGGTCGCAGGGGTATCGCCCCCGTCACTGGTTCTTCTGAATATCTGTTCGCCAATAAGGCTTTTCTAACCCCTGATTTTTTTAAGCCTTGATATAAACCACGGCGCCCCGGGACAGGAAAAAACGCTCCTGCTGCCCATTCATTAGACACAAATAGCTGGGGTCTTGCCAGAGGATTTGCCCCGCCAGCACATCGCCGGTAGTGAGCTTGACCTCCACCCCTTTTTTCTCTTGAATGTAGGTCTGCACCTGACGCACGCTGGGCAAACCCGTATCCAGTTCCGCCATGCTATTTCCCCCAGGGCTACACCCCGGTATTGTACTCCAGAATTAGGCCACTATTGGGATTCGACCACCACCTGAAAGCCACGGGAACGCAGGTAATTCACCAACTGGTCGGCACGGGTGCGGTCTTGGAAGCGACCCACCTGCCAAAGGATTTGACCCCGATGGCTGGCACGAAAGGCTTCCGGCATCAACTTGAGAATATCTTCCTGCTGGGTGGGGGTGGCCGGTTGCACCAATACCCGCACCACCGGGCTGGAACTGGGCAGGGCATTGCGGCGCAGATTATTCCAACCGGATACAGCCTCCAAAGAACTCGGATTGCCATTGCGTTGCGGGTTTAACACCATCTGCATCTGGGCATCCCGGCGCGCCGTCGCCACTTGGGTTTGGGCTGGACCTACCACCTGCCCCGGTAACCCCTGTTGCCGCAGACGTTCCGCCAACTGCTGGGCTTCGGGGGCGGATTGAAACACCCCCGCCTGCATTACCACCTGCCCCTGATAGCGCACCGGAAAGGCTTGGGGCACCATTTGCCGCAGTACCCCCAAATTCGCCGGGGGCATTCCCACCACCAAGACCCGGTAGGACTGTTCGGGATTCGTCATCGCCCCCGGAGCGGGTGGTAAAACACTGCCTTGCCCCACCGGAGCCGACATTCCTGGTACCGGAAGCGGGCGTTGACCGGGCTGGCTCACCCGTTGTTGGCGTTGATTCCAGTCCGCCGGTGCCGGTAATTGCGTGCCCAACTGCGCCCAGACAGGGGCGGCCAAGAGAGTCAAAGCTAACGTCAGGCCGCTGGTGCGTCGTGTGTGTTGCATGGGAATTAACTCCTCAAGTGTGGTGGTACTGGTAATACCTGCCCTGTTCCTACGTCACGCCATGGGACTCGTGGAATCGGGTCAGACGGTAAACAAAACCTTTATAAGCAAAAAACTTCAATCGAACCCAAGGAGCGAATAAATTGGGCATGATAACACCTAAAGAATAATCAGCCAGCCCCCGGATGTCAACCATCCCATAAACGCCCATAAACTAAAAAGGACGGGAATGGCTTAGGGTGTGTCATCAATTAGCTAAACTAGAGGAGTGGAAAGGTGACAATCAAAGAAGCGAGATGACCAGTGGGAGCGGGTCAAGAACCTACTGCCAGGCAGAGAAGGAACCGTCGGAGTCACTGCCAAAGACGATCGCTTGTTTATTGAGGCGGTGTTGTATCGCTACCGAGTAGGCATCCCTTGGCGAGATTTGCCAGAGTGTTTTGGGGATTTTCGAGTCGTACACACCCGTTTTAGCCGATGGTCAAACTTGTGTCTTGGATGGTGCGGATGTGCTACTGGAATACTTATAGCAATTCTAATTGGGTATGGCTACGCCACGCAGGCTATTGGGTGGGATTGCTATAGTTGCCGATACGCTACTGGCTGATAAAGGCGAGGATGCTGATGAGCGTGTGATTGAGAACGAGGATAAAACGGCTGTGATTCCACCGAAGCGCAATCGGACAATAGGGAATATGACCAACACTTGTACCAAACTCGACATTTGATTGAGAACTTGTTCGCCAAAACAGTATCGAGCCATTGCTACCCGCTAGGATCAACGAGCAACCAATTCCCTAGGGGCTATTTATCTGGCTGCTTCCCTCCTCTGGCTTAATTGATGACACCCTCTAGCCCCTGGTTACAGGACTTGTTACACTTGATGAAGTGAATCCCATTCATCGCTGGCCTTCATGTTAGCCTGCTAAAGATTGCTAGTTTGTATCCAACTGAGTTGTTTTGGTCATGATAACCTCCACCCCAGACCTACGGGCAGAATTGCGGGAAGACCTGCGGGATTATGTCGCCCATCTCCAGGTGCACATGGCGTTACAGTTTCGGAATCTCGTGCCCCCGGTTTCCCCTCAGAGTCAGGATAGCCGGGAGCAGATGTTGGGGCAAATCCAGGCGGATTTAGAAAAGCGGATTTCCCGCCAAATGCTGGGATAGATGCTGGTTGTTGCCCTCGCTAAGGGTTCCCTGCTCAGCGACAGCATTGCCCGTCTGTACCGGCTGGGTTTGGATTTTCGTTCCCTGGGTGCGGCGGACAATCGCTTTTTACAGATGAATGACCCCCACACCGGTACCCAAGCCCTCCTGGTGCGTAATCAGGATGTGCCGGTCTATGTGGCGCGGGGGCAAGCTCATTTGGGGATCGTGGGGTACGATGTCCTGCGGGAATCCCAGGCGGAGGTGGCGCACTTGGCGGATTTGGGGTTTGGGCATTGTCGGATGTCGGTGGCGATGCGCCGGGATAGCTCCTACACCTGCGCCTTGGATTTACCCGCCTACAGCCGGGTGGCTACTAAATTCAGCCACTGCGCCCGGGAATTTTTTACTGCTTTAGACCTGCCGGTGGAGCTGGTGCCCCTAGCCGGTTCCGTGGAGTTGGGGCCGATTACGGGGATGGCGGAAGCGATTGTGGATTTGGTCGCCACGGGTCGCACCCTGCGGGACAATGGCCTGGTGGAACGGGATGTATTATTCCACAGCACGGCGCGGCTGATCGCCCATCCCCTCAGTTATCGCCTCAACCAGGCCGGGGTACAGGAATTAGCTGCCCAGCTTGAGGGCATCCAGGTACATCCCGCCGATAAAACCCACCTTGAGCATATTCAACAGGGATAGGAGCCAACCCACCCGCCGCTGACTGTACACCCAACGGTTGAGGATTTCCGTAGCCGCTAGCAGTACAGCCATCGCCACGATGTCAAATTGAGCTAAAGCCCCCAAACCGGTGGTAATGGCACTCGCCAGAAAATTACCCAGGAAAAAAAATACCAGGTACAACAACCAAGCATGGAGGGGAAACTTCAGCCACCCCTGCGCCGTTTGCCCCAACTGGTTGGCAATCTGATTAAGCCGGGTCTGTTGCATGACGACTCCGCCACCAGGCCAAGGAAGTACTGGCAATAAAGATACTCGAATAAGCCCCAGTTAAAAAGCCCACAATCAAAGCCACCGCAAACCAGCGCAGGGTTTCCCCCCCAAATAATACAATTGCCACCAAACTCAACACCGTGGTCAAAGTCGTATTGATCGAGCGGGTCAAGGTCTGCATCACCGCCGCATCCACTACCTGCTGGATCGGCCAATCCCCGTGTAGTTTCAACAGTTCCCGCACCCGGTCATAGATCACCACCGTATCATTCACTGAAAAACCCACAATCGTCAACAAGGCCACCACAAATAAACTATCCACCTCCACCCCCGCCACCAACCCCAGCAGGGCAAACACCCCCACGGTCACCAGCACATCGTGGGCGAGGGCGACAAAGGCCAACACCGAATAATCCACCTGAAACCGGAGAGCTAAATAAACCCCAATCCCCCCAAATGCCACCAGCAGAGCCAACACCCCACTGGTCAATATCTGGCCGCCAAAGGTCGGGCCAATGCTATCAATTTGGACTTTATTCTCATCCAACGCCCCCATCACCTCTGCCAATTTGGCCTGCACCTGCTCCCGTTCCTCCGGTTGCAAAAACCGCGTCCGCAGGGACACCCCCTGTCCGGCGACAATTTGCAGACTGCTATTGGCCAGCCCCAACTCCTCCAAGGCTACCCGCAACGGCGGCAAGGTCAACGCCTGGGGACAGCCCTGGGTGCAGTCCCGTTCCAACTGCAACCGGGTACCGCCAATAAAATCAATACTCGGTCGCAAAGGAAAACCCGTCTGCACCCACAACACCCCCATCGCCACCCAGCCGATCACAATCACCGCCGCCGAAATCCCCCACCATAGCCGCTGATGTTGGGTCACCCGCCACGTCATTTTGTTGCCACCAAATTTTTATGGGAACTAAATCAATTTTAGGGGGAAAACGGGCAGGGCGCATGGAAAACCGGTGGTTGGCGACGGGGCGATACCGTTCGCTGATCAAAAAACCCACGCCTGAGGGGTTCGCAAGCCATTACTCTTACCCGCATCTGTGATCAGTAAGCGCAATTCATTTATTAATTCTTAAAGCTGTCAAAATCAGGACACCTCTAAAAATAGGTCGCAGGGGGGCACCCCCGGACGTGGTTCGCCAAAATATCGGTTCACCAATTGGGTGAAATTGCGATATTTGAATTTTGCATGGC encodes the following:
- a CDS encoding Hfq-related RNA-binding protein; the protein is MAELDTGLPSVRQVQTYIQEKKGVEVKLTTGDVLAGQILWQDPSYLCLMNGQQERFFLSRGAVVYIKA
- the hisG gene encoding ATP phosphoribosyltransferase, with translation MLVVALAKGSLLSDSIARLYRLGLDFRSLGAADNRFLQMNDPHTGTQALLVRNQDVPVYVARGQAHLGIVGYDVLRESQAEVAHLADLGFGHCRMSVAMRRDSSYTCALDLPAYSRVATKFSHCAREFFTALDLPVELVPLAGSVELGPITGMAEAIVDLVATGRTLRDNGLVERDVLFHSTARLIAHPLSYRLNQAGVQELAAQLEGIQVHPADKTHLEHIQQG
- a CDS encoding DUF565 domain-containing protein, which codes for MQQTRLNQIANQLGQTAQGWLKFPLHAWLLYLVFFFLGNFLASAITTGLGALAQFDIVAMAVLLAATEILNRWVYSQRRVGWLLSLLNMLKVGFIGGMYLDALKLGS
- the secF gene encoding protein translocase subunit SecF, encoding MTWRVTQHQRLWWGISAAVIVIGWVAMGVLWVQTGFPLRPSIDFIGGTRLQLERDCTQGCPQALTLPPLRVALEELGLANSSLQIVAGQGVSLRTRFLQPEEREQVQAKLAEVMGALDENKVQIDSIGPTFGGQILTSGVLALLVAFGGIGVYLALRFQVDYSVLAFVALAHDVLVTVGVFALLGLVAGVEVDSLFVVALLTIVGFSVNDTVVIYDRVRELLKLHGDWPIQQVVDAAVMQTLTRSINTTLTTVLSLVAIVLFGGETLRWFAVALIVGFLTGAYSSIFIASTSLAWWRSRHATDPA